The genomic window GCCCTCATGGTCAGCAAGCGCCTGGGCGTACGCGGCAAGCTGATCGCCCAGGAAGCCATGAACAACGCTGGCCGCCTCGGTGAGGTGGGTACCCTGCTCCGGATCGTCATCGTGACCTCGGTGGTGATTGAGGCCGGACTGGCCATCGTGCTGATTCCCCGCTTCATAGTGCTCGGGGAGAGCTTCTGGCAGTCCGTGTGGCACGGCGTCTTCTACTCCATTTCCGCGTTCAACAACGCCGGGTTCACACCGCATTCCGATGGCATCGTCCCCTATGAGACCGACCTGTGGATCCTGGTTCCGCTGATGTTGGGGGTCTTCCTCGGCAGCCTCGGATTCCCGGTGGTGATGGTGTTGCAGCAGAACGGGCTCAATTGGAAGAAGTGGAACCTCCACACCAAGCTCACCATCCAGGTCTCCTTCATCCTGCTGGCAGCCGGCGCAGTGCTGTGGGGCCTGATGGAATGGGACAACCTGCGCACCATCGGCCATATGGGCCTTGGCGACAAGGTGGCCCATTCCCTGTTCGCCTCCGTGATGACCAGGTCCGGAGGCTTCAACCTGGTGGACCAAAACCACATGGAATCCACCACGATGCTCCTCACCGATGCCCTCATGTTCGCCGGCGGCGGGTCGGCGTCCACAGCCGGTGGCATCAAAGTAACCACCATCGCCGTCATGTTCCTGGCCATCATGGCCGAAGCCCGTGGCGACGCCGACGTGAAGGTCTATGGCCGCACCATCCCCCAAGGCACCATGCGCGTGGCCATCTCGGTGATCGTTGCCGGCGCCACCTTGGTCTCCGTTGCAGCGTTCCTGCTGCTATCCATCAGCGGAGCATCATTGGACCGGGTGCTCTTCGAATCCATCTCCGCCTTTGCCACCGTGGGACTGAGCACCAACCTCAGTGCCGAGCTGCCGCCGTCGGGCGTTTATGTCCTGACCGCTTTGATGTTCGCCGGCCGCGTCGGCACCGTAACCCTTGCTGCCGGACTGGCCCTGCGCCAACGAAGCCAGCTGTACCACTACCCGGAAGAGAGGCCAATCATTGGCTAGTACCACGGGGGCTGCCAACCGCCCCGCACACAACGCACCAGTACTGGTCATTGGCCTGGGCCGGTTCGGATCCGCCACGGCTGAGCAGCTGGTCAAGCAGGGCCGCGAAGTCCTGGCCATCGAGCGCGACCGTACCCTCGTCCAAAAGTGGGCGCCCGTGCTCACGCACGTGGTGGAGGCCGACGCCACCAACATCGATGCCCTGCGCCAGCTTGGAGCCCAGGAGTTCAGCTCAGCTGTAGTGGGTGTTGGCACGTCCATCGAGTCCTCGGTGCTCATCACCGTGAACCTGGTGGACCTGGGCATCCAACACCTGTGGGTCAAGGCCATCACGCCCTCGCACGGCAAGATCCTCACCCGCATCGGCGCCAACCATGTGATCTACCCGGAGGCCGATGCCGGTGTCCGGGCGGCGCACCTGGTGTCCGGACGGATGCTGGACTTCATCGAGTTCGACGACGACTACGCGATCGTGAAAATGTACCCGCCCAAGGAAACCGTGGGCTTCACCCTGGAAGAATCCAAGGTCCGCTCCAAGTACGGCGTGACGATCGTCGGCGTCAAAACCCCGGGCGAGGATTTCACCTACGCACGGCCGGAAACCAAAGTGTCCGGCCACGATATGTTGATCGTGTCCGGACACGTGGACCTGCTGGAGCGCTTCGCAGCACGCCCGTAACCGTGATGGAGTTTTTGTACAGCTAACGCCCTTTAGACGCGCTCTTAGGGGCGTTAGCTGTACAAAAACGCCGAGGTTAGCCGAGCTGCTTGGTGATCTCTGCTGCGCGGGCTGCTGCCGCGCGGGCGCCGTCGGCAATGATCTTGGGGATGCCGCCGTCGTCGAAGGCCATGATGGCACGCTCAGTGGTGCCATTGGGGCTGGTGACGGCGATTCGCAGGGCTGAGGGGTCCGCACCCGGTTCGGCCAGCATAAAGCCGGCGCCGGCCACTGTTTCGCGGGCAAGCATGACGGACAGCTCCTGGTCCAAGCCCAGTTCGACGCCGGCCGCTGCCATGGCCTCGGCCAGGTAGAAAGCGTATGCCGGGCCCGAACCGCTGATGGCAGACAGCGCGTCCACCTGTTCCTCCGGGATCTCCACCACCGTGCCGGCACCAGCCAGCGCGGCTTTGGCCCGTTCAAGCTGCTCAGGGGTGCAATGCGTTCCCGGGGAGACCGAGATGACGCCGCGCCCCAGCCGGGCCGGTGTATTGGGCATGGTGCGGATCACCGGCTGGCCGTCCGGCAGCGCTGCTTCAAGCTGGGCGATGGAAACGGCCGCCGCGACGCTGACAACAATCGTGTCCTTGGCCAGGGCCGGGCTGATCTCCCGTGCCAGATCCAGGATGCCTACCGGTTTAACGCCAAGGATGACCAAGCCGGAGCCCTTGGTAGCCAACTTATTGTTGTCCGGCTCCTCTTCGCCGGCGATGGCCATAACCCCGTGCCGCTGGGCGAGTTCGTCGGCGCGCTCGGCCCGCCGGACCGTGGCCACGATGTCTGCGGGGTCGGTCCCGGCGGCGATCAGGCCTCCCAGGATTGCCTCGTTCATGGATCCACAGCCAAGGAATGCGATTCGGTTGCTCATTGCTCCATCATTGCAGTTGGCCTTGGACGGGGTCTAACGGATTCCGGATTCCCAGCTTGTTCCCAAGGTTATTGCAGGCAGCACTCATTGTTGGTCCGTAACTTAGTAGTTACCTCATTGAGGGTGCGAGTGATGAGGCGGGCATGGGGATGTCCGCCACAAGCACCGGTGGCCGGGCGGGTTTTCCCCCATTTCCCGATTCGGCCGCCGGTGCTTTCGCTTTTAACGGCCGGACCTGGCGCCGCCCGCCCGACACACCGTGTGAGACGGTGCGTCAGGCCAACAAGCTCAGAACAGGCTCGACGCCGTTAGTTCTCTACGCTGCGCAGCGATGGTGCGCTGAGGTGCTGCCGCGCGAAGCGCAGGGTTTCTGCCAGCATTTCCTCGCGCTCCCCCGCCACCTTGGCCTTGCGGGTGGAGATCTCGGCCACCACCACGCCATCGAACCCAGTGGACGCCAGGTGCTGGAGGGCGTCGGCGCACTGTTGCGTTCCCGTGCCGGGCACCAGGTGCTCGTCCTTACCGGAACCTGAACCGTCTGTGAGGTGGACGTGGCGGAGCTTGCTGCCCAATGCCTTGATGGCTTCCAAACTGTTGGCCCCGGCAGTGGCCGCGTGCGAGAAATCCCACGTGACGTCGTCGTAATCCTGTCCCAGGGGATCCCAGTGCGGCAGGTAAGCCACAGCTTCGCGGCCACGGACACGCCACGGGTACATGTTCTCCACGGCAATATGCACCTGGTACCTCGCCGCGATCTCCCGGACGCCTTCCACGAAGTTCTCCGCATAGTTGGACTGCCAGCGGAACGGCGGGTGGGCCACCACGGTGTCGCATCCTACGTCGGCGGCCATCTGGCACGACTTCTCGATCTTGTTCCAGGCCGTGCCCCACACCTGTTGCGTCAGCAGCAATGTGGGCGCGTGAATGGAGACGATCTCCTGGTGGTAGCGGTGGCTCAACTGGATCAGGGCGGCCGGGTTCTGACTCACCGCGTTGTTGGTGACCATCACCTCCACGCCTTCATAACCCAGGTCCTGCGCCACGGCGAAAGCGTCATGGACGCTCAAGGGGTAGACGGAAGCGCTGGACAGCGCTACGGGGATCTGGCGGTCATTCACTTCAGGTTCGACGTCGTTGCTCATCTCAGGAGGCCAGCCCGCCTGCCACGGGGGCTGGGATTGGTGCAGGGGACGGAGTGTTCACGGGGACAGGAAATTCCTTGATCCCGGGGTGGGACTCATCGATCCCGGGGTGGGACTCATCATTATCCACCGTCTTGGCACCGTCCTTGGCTGCTTTCTTTTTGGACTTGTCCTTCTTCCGCTTGCCCACATGCGGCGCGGGGTCGAGGGCCTCTTCAAAGACCAGCTGGTCAAGCCGGCGAAGGATCAGGCCCTCCCGCAGTGCCCACGGACAAATCTCCATGGTGGGGAATTCAAAGAGCTCAAGCGCGGCCTCGGCCACCAGCGCACCTGCCAACAGTTGGCGTGCCCGGGCGTCCGAGACACCTGGCAGGTACAGCCGGTCCTCCACTGTCATAGCCGAAATTCGCTGGGCCCACAGGCCGAGGTCCGCGGCGTGGAGTTCGCGCTTCACGTAGGGTCCTGCCGCACTCGGCGCCGCGCCTGCGATGCGTGCCAGCGACCGGAAGGTCTTGGAAGTACCGGCCACGAGGTTCGCACGGCCGAGCTCGTGGAAATTGCGGACCACAGGCTTCAGCGTGGAACGGATGTAGCGCCGCAGTTCCTTGACGCTTTTTGCTGTCGGAGGATCATCGTGGAGCCAATCCCGTGTCAAACGGCTGGCACCCAGGGGAACCGAGGTGGCGAACTCGGGAAGTTCATCGGTTCCATAGGCCATTTCAAAGGAGCCCCCACCAATGTCCAGGTCAAGGATGGGACCTGCGCCCCACCCATACCAGCGGCGGACTGCGAAGAACGTCATGGACGCTTCCTCGCTGCCTGTCAGTTCCTGCAGGGTCACCGTTGTTTCGTGCTTGACCCGAGCCAGGACCTCCGGACCGTTGGTGGCCTCGCGGATTGCCGAGGTACAAAACGCCAGGAGGTCCTCGGCTTTGTGGCTGGCGGCGAACTCCCAGGCTTCCAGTACGAACTCGATGAGCTCGTGCTGGCCGGCGTCGTTGATGTTGCCGTCACCGTCGAGGTACTGCACCAGGGACAGGGGACGCTTGTGGGATGCGAAAGCCACCGGGCGCGCGCCCGGGTGAGCATCCACAAGAAGCAGATGGACGGTGTTGGAACCGATGTCTAGAACGCCAAGACGCATTCTGCCATTATTCACCGATTCCAAGGCCGTGAAGCAACTTGGCGGCGACGTTTCGCCGTCGGATTGATGTCCGGCGGTTTGGGCACCGGCTATTCGGTGGGCTCCCCTGCTTCATCTGCGCGCTTGAAGTCACGGCGGATGTTGGCGATGCCTTCGGGGTCGATTTCGAAGCCGAACTCGCTGCCCGGGTTGATGACCATGCCGAGTTCATCGCCGATGTTTCCCAGGATCGCTGATCCCATGGTGCCCAGGACGTGCGGGGCCGCTTCGAGGAACCGCTCATCAACGCGGCTTGGGTGGCTGAAGACAGCCAGGACGGGCTGACCGTCAGCGTTGGAGAGCACCAACGGCTCCACCGACGAATCCGGGCCGTCCACGGCTTCGGAGCTGACCAGGTAGACCTCGTTGTTCAGGAAAGCGAGGATGACATCAACCGGGTTGGCGTCCGGCTGCTCGGCCGAGGCGAGCTTGGCCTCGAGGTCGTTCAAGGGTTCGTTGTCCGGTGAAACGGTCTGTTCAGTCATGGTTCTACTCGACCACGATGCCGGCCGGGACGCAATTCGCGCTTGCTGTCCCGGCCTTCATAGTGGCTGCTTTATGGTGGCTGCTTGCTGGCCGCGGCCTACTTCTTGGCCGGTGCCTTCATAGTGGCTGCTTTATGGCCGCGGCCTACTTCTTGGCGGTGGCCTTCTTCTTGGCCGGTGCCTTGCGGGTGGTGGTCCGCTTGACCGGGCCCTTGGCCCGCTTCTCGGCCAAAAGTTCGACGGCGCGTTCCCGGGTCAGTTCCTCCAACGAGGTTGAGCGGGGGACGGTGATGTTGGTGACGCCGTCAGTGATGTACGGACCGAAGCGGCCTTCCTTCACCACGATGTTCTTTTCCGAAACAGGATCCGGACCGAACTCGGCCAGCGGAGGCACAGCGGCACGGGCGCCGCGCTGCTTGGGCTGGGAATAGATCTCCAGTGCCTGCTCCAGGGTGATCGTGAAGATCTCCTCTTCCGAGCCGATGGACCGGGAATCCGTGCCCTTCTTCAGGTAGGGACCAAAGCGGCCGTTCTGCACCGTGATGGGGTTGCCGTCGGCATCCTCGCCCAGGACCCGGGGCAGGCTCATGAGCTGCAAGGCCTCGTCCAGGGTCACAGTGTCCACAGTCATGGACTTGAACAGTGAGCCCGTGCGCGGCTTGGCCTTGACGGGTTTCTTCGGCGGCTTGGGCTTGCCGTTCTTGTAATACTCCACCGGCTGGTTGGCCAGTTGTTCCTCGGTCATCTCGGGAATGATCTCGGTGACGTAGGCCCCATAGCGGCCATTTTTGGCCACCACGGTGTGTCCGGTG from Arthrobacter sp. StoSoilB20 includes these protein-coding regions:
- a CDS encoding TrkA family potassium uptake protein, whose translation is MASTTGAANRPAHNAPVLVIGLGRFGSATAEQLVKQGREVLAIERDRTLVQKWAPVLTHVVEADATNIDALRQLGAQEFSSAVVGVGTSIESSVLITVNLVDLGIQHLWVKAITPSHGKILTRIGANHVIYPEADAGVRAAHLVSGRMLDFIEFDDDYAIVKMYPPKETVGFTLEESKVRSKYGVTIVGVKTPGEDFTYARPETKVSGHDMLIVSGHVDLLERFAARP
- a CDS encoding SseB family protein produces the protein MTEQTVSPDNEPLNDLEAKLASAEQPDANPVDVILAFLNNEVYLVSSEAVDGPDSSVEPLVLSNADGQPVLAVFSHPSRVDERFLEAAPHVLGTMGSAILGNIGDELGMVINPGSEFGFEIDPEGIANIRRDFKRADEAGEPTE
- a CDS encoding sugar phosphate isomerase/epimerase, translated to MSNDVEPEVNDRQIPVALSSASVYPLSVHDAFAVAQDLGYEGVEVMVTNNAVSQNPAALIQLSHRYHQEIVSIHAPTLLLTQQVWGTAWNKIEKSCQMAADVGCDTVVAHPPFRWQSNYAENFVEGVREIAARYQVHIAVENMYPWRVRGREAVAYLPHWDPLGQDYDDVTWDFSHAATAGANSLEAIKALGSKLRHVHLTDGSGSGKDEHLVPGTGTQQCADALQHLASTGFDGVVVAEISTRKAKVAGEREEMLAETLRFARQHLSAPSLRSVEN
- a CDS encoding potassium transporter TrkG, producing the protein MSQSQSRSTSPANWQPNQQEREGLWIFTRVRDFIDNIANTSPARLALTVFAVVILVFTGLLSLPAASAAGTVTPLHQSMFTAVSAVCVTGLTVVSTATHWTFFGQLVILIGIFVGGLGTLTLASLLALMVSKRLGVRGKLIAQEAMNNAGRLGEVGTLLRIVIVTSVVIEAGLAIVLIPRFIVLGESFWQSVWHGVFYSISAFNNAGFTPHSDGIVPYETDLWILVPLMLGVFLGSLGFPVVMVLQQNGLNWKKWNLHTKLTIQVSFILLAAGAVLWGLMEWDNLRTIGHMGLGDKVAHSLFASVMTRSGGFNLVDQNHMESTTMLLTDALMFAGGGSASTAGGIKVTTIAVMFLAIMAEARGDADVKVYGRTIPQGTMRVAISVIVAGATLVSVAAFLLLSISGASLDRVLFESISAFATVGLSTNLSAELPPSGVYVLTALMFAGRVGTVTLAAGLALRQRSQLYHYPEERPIIG
- the proC gene encoding pyrroline-5-carboxylate reductase encodes the protein MSNRIAFLGCGSMNEAILGGLIAAGTDPADIVATVRRAERADELAQRHGVMAIAGEEEPDNNKLATKGSGLVILGVKPVGILDLAREISPALAKDTIVVSVAAAVSIAQLEAALPDGQPVIRTMPNTPARLGRGVISVSPGTHCTPEQLERAKAALAGAGTVVEIPEEQVDALSAISGSGPAYAFYLAEAMAAAGVELGLDQELSVMLARETVAGAGFMLAEPGADPSALRIAVTSPNGTTERAIMAFDDGGIPKIIADGARAAAARAAEITKQLG
- a CDS encoding Ppx/GppA phosphatase family protein, which gives rise to MRLGVLDIGSNTVHLLLVDAHPGARPVAFASHKRPLSLVQYLDGDGNINDAGQHELIEFVLEAWEFAASHKAEDLLAFCTSAIREATNGPEVLARVKHETTVTLQELTGSEEASMTFFAVRRWYGWGAGPILDLDIGGGSFEMAYGTDELPEFATSVPLGASRLTRDWLHDDPPTAKSVKELRRYIRSTLKPVVRNFHELGRANLVAGTSKTFRSLARIAGAAPSAAGPYVKRELHAADLGLWAQRISAMTVEDRLYLPGVSDARARQLLAGALVAEAALELFEFPTMEICPWALREGLILRRLDQLVFEEALDPAPHVGKRKKDKSKKKAAKDGAKTVDNDESHPGIDESHPGIKEFPVPVNTPSPAPIPAPVAGGLAS